In Desulfomicrobium apsheronum, a single window of DNA contains:
- the glgB gene encoding 1,4-alpha-glucan branching protein GlgB: protein MDARHSLGDLDIYLFKQGRHTRLYEHFGAHPESLGPESTGTRFVVWAPNAAFVSVIGDFNAWDRNAAPMTMRADSSGVWECFVPKAKHGQRYKYYLSWPGGEGERADPFALLSEEPPATASIIWDLNYVWEDGDWMQTRSGRNALDSPWSIYELHLGSWRRDEHGNFLGYRQMAHDLAAYVKDAGFTHVEIMPVAEHPFYGSWGYQSTGYFAPSSRYGCPQDFRYLVDVLHREGIGVILDWVPGHFPTDVHGLANFDGTALFEHADPRQGFHPEWKSAIFNYGRYEVAGFLICNAMYWIREFHLDGLRVDGVASMLYLDYARQHGEWVPNRYGGRENLAAIELLQELNKAIYEEFPDVQTIAEESTSWPMVSKPVYLGGLGFGLKWNMGWMNDSLTYMELDPIFRKFHHNLLTFALWYAYAENFVLPLSHDEVVYGKKSLLSKMPGDYWQKMAGVRALFGYMYGLPGKKLLFMGAEFGQWREWNHDLSLDWDLLNFPAHDGIRAWVRDLNRVYRECRALHELDFSPEGFVWENCHDSDQSVLSFFRRDKAGRPVLVICNFTPVPRENYAVGVDTGGTWREILNSDSHAYGGSGAGNMGQVRAEPIPVHGFAYSVNLILPPLSVLFFEPVEGGA from the coding sequence ATGGACGCAAGGCACAGTCTCGGCGATCTCGACATTTATCTCTTCAAACAGGGGCGGCATACCCGTCTGTACGAACATTTCGGAGCGCACCCCGAGTCCCTGGGGCCGGAATCAACAGGAACCCGTTTCGTGGTCTGGGCACCCAACGCCGCGTTTGTCTCGGTCATCGGGGATTTCAATGCCTGGGACCGCAACGCCGCGCCCATGACCATGCGCGCGGACAGCTCCGGAGTGTGGGAATGCTTCGTGCCCAAGGCGAAACACGGGCAGCGCTACAAATACTATCTTTCCTGGCCTGGTGGTGAAGGGGAACGGGCCGATCCCTTTGCCCTTTTGAGTGAGGAGCCTCCAGCCACGGCTTCCATCATCTGGGACTTGAATTATGTCTGGGAGGATGGGGACTGGATGCAAACCCGCTCCGGACGCAACGCCCTCGACAGTCCATGGTCCATTTACGAGCTGCATCTGGGATCCTGGCGGCGCGACGAGCACGGGAATTTTCTCGGCTATCGCCAAATGGCTCATGATCTGGCTGCCTACGTCAAGGATGCCGGCTTCACCCACGTGGAGATCATGCCCGTGGCGGAGCATCCTTTTTACGGTTCCTGGGGATACCAGAGCACCGGCTATTTCGCGCCCTCCAGCCGTTACGGCTGTCCGCAGGATTTCCGCTACTTGGTCGATGTCCTGCACCGCGAGGGAATCGGGGTCATTCTGGACTGGGTCCCCGGACATTTTCCCACGGATGTGCATGGCTTGGCCAACTTTGACGGGACGGCCCTGTTCGAGCACGCTGACCCGCGTCAGGGTTTTCACCCTGAATGGAAGAGCGCCATTTTCAATTACGGTCGCTACGAGGTGGCCGGATTTCTCATCTGCAACGCCATGTACTGGATTCGCGAGTTTCACCTCGACGGACTGCGCGTCGATGGTGTGGCATCCATGCTGTATCTTGATTATGCGCGGCAACATGGCGAATGGGTGCCCAACCGCTACGGGGGGCGCGAGAATCTCGCCGCCATTGAGCTTCTGCAGGAGCTCAACAAGGCCATCTACGAGGAATTTCCCGATGTGCAGACCATCGCCGAGGAATCCACCTCATGGCCCATGGTTTCAAAGCCCGTCTATCTGGGGGGGCTTGGGTTTGGGCTTAAATGGAACATGGGATGGATGAACGATTCCTTGACCTATATGGAGCTCGATCCGATTTTCCGCAAATTCCACCACAATCTGCTTACCTTTGCCCTGTGGTACGCCTACGCCGAAAACTTTGTGCTGCCTCTCTCCCACGACGAGGTGGTCTACGGAAAGAAGTCGCTGCTGTCGAAGATGCCGGGGGATTACTGGCAGAAGATGGCCGGGGTGCGGGCTCTTTTCGGTTACATGTACGGGCTGCCGGGCAAGAAGCTGCTCTTCATGGGTGCTGAATTCGGACAATGGCGAGAGTGGAACCACGACCTGTCCCTGGATTGGGATCTGCTGAATTTTCCGGCTCATGACGGTATCCGCGCCTGGGTCCGGGATCTGAACCGGGTTTACCGGGAATGCAGGGCCCTGCATGAGCTTGATTTCAGCCCGGAGGGATTCGTCTGGGAAAATTGTCATGATTCCGACCAGAGCGTGCTGAGCTTCTTCCGCAGGGACAAGGCGGGGCGGCCGGTCTTGGTGATCTGCAATTTTACTCCGGTGCCCCGCGAAAACTATGCCGTGGGCGTGGACACGGGCGGCACTTGGCGCGAGATCCTGAACTCCGACAGCCATGCCTACGGTGGCAGCGGGGCTGGCAACATGGGACAGGTCCGGGCCGAGCCCATTCCCGTGCACGGTTTTGCCTACTCCGTGAACCTGATTCTTCCGCCCTTGAGCGTGCTCTTTTTTGAGCCGGTAGAGGGGGGCGCATGA
- the mqnE gene encoding aminofutalosine synthase MqnE, whose amino-acid sequence MIESRLDSSAKKRLATLKAGERIDPEFALKIAREASVHELGEAALKQRRARHGDKAYYVYNQHLNYTNVCRNQCRFCAFFKKAGEEGGYTYSLEEARKRLMDRIHEPIREIHITGGLNPDLPYQYYLDLLALCKEVRPQAVVKAFTAVEVAHFADTLGTDEATVLREMKAVGLDALPGGGAEVFSPAMREQLCPEKVTADRWLHIHGLAHDMGMKTNSTMLFGHIESWEDRIHHMERLRVAEDEKPGFIVFIPLAYQPHNNALGAAGPTGEEYLRTISVARLFLDNIPHIKAYWAFSGIKAAQMALWAGADDFDGTIVEEKIGHAAGADSPKGMTISELVETISATGFTPVQRDTFFREL is encoded by the coding sequence ATGATTGAAAGCAGACTCGACAGTTCCGCCAAAAAGCGGCTGGCCACGTTGAAAGCCGGAGAGCGCATCGATCCGGAATTCGCCCTGAAAATTGCACGCGAGGCCTCGGTGCACGAGTTGGGCGAGGCGGCCCTCAAGCAGCGTCGGGCGCGGCACGGCGACAAGGCCTACTACGTCTACAACCAGCATCTCAACTATACCAACGTGTGCCGCAATCAGTGCCGCTTCTGCGCATTCTTCAAGAAGGCCGGGGAGGAAGGGGGGTACACTTACTCGCTGGAAGAGGCCAGAAAGCGCCTCATGGACCGCATCCACGAACCCATCCGCGAGATTCACATCACGGGCGGCCTGAATCCGGATCTGCCCTATCAGTACTACCTCGACCTTTTGGCCCTGTGCAAGGAAGTGCGGCCCCAGGCCGTGGTCAAGGCCTTCACCGCCGTGGAGGTGGCTCACTTCGCCGACACTTTGGGCACGGACGAGGCAACGGTGCTCCGCGAGATGAAGGCCGTGGGCCTGGACGCCCTGCCCGGCGGCGGCGCCGAGGTCTTTTCTCCCGCCATGCGTGAGCAGCTGTGCCCGGAAAAAGTCACCGCCGATCGCTGGCTGCATATTCACGGCCTCGCTCACGACATGGGCATGAAGACCAATTCCACCATGCTTTTCGGGCATATCGAGTCCTGGGAGGACCGCATCCACCACATGGAACGACTGCGCGTCGCCGAGGACGAGAAGCCCGGCTTCATCGTCTTCATTCCCCTGGCCTATCAGCCGCACAACAACGCGCTGGGCGCCGCCGGTCCCACGGGTGAGGAATACCTGCGCACCATTTCCGTGGCGCGCCTCTTTCTGGACAATATTCCGCACATCAAGGCCTACTGGGCGTTTTCCGGCATCAAGGCCGCGCAGATGGCACTCTGGGCCGGAGCCGACGATTTCGACGGCACCATAGTGGAAGAGAAGATCGGGCATGCGGCAGGCGCCGATTCGCCCAAGGGGATGACCATCTCCGAGCTGGTCGAAACCATCTCCGCCACGGGTTTTACCCCGGTGCAGCGAGATACGTTCTTCCGCGAATTGTAG
- a CDS encoding 30S ribosomal protein S1: MNNTQTTPESMNDFDMEMDFESQLENYLNSDFGDIEEGVIVSGEVVKIDDSYILVDVNFKSEGQIPLDEFMENGQVTVKVGDTVDVYVVRKNEREGSIVLSREKAKRMQVLDELEKLLDSGDVVVGRIVRRIKGGYVVEIKGIEAFLPGSHVDLRPVPDMDALVNQDFEFRVLKINRRRSNVIVSRRVLLEEDRDRKRGELLTTLEEGQSVSGVVKNITEYGVFIDLGGLDGLLHITDMSWKRIKHPKEMVQLGDELTLKVLSFDKDEKKVSLGLKQLVMDPWANISEKYPEGHKLTGKVTNLVDYGAFVELEAGVEGLVHISEMSWTRKLRHPSQMVRPGDEVDVIILGVDVDRKRISLGMKQVAPNPWDLVAEKYPEGTILEASVKNITEFGLFIGIEDGIDGLIHVSDLSWTKKIRHPNELYKVGDVVRAKVLTVDKENEKFTLGIKQLADDPWLDVPNRYPVGTMLTGTITNITDFGLFVEVEEGIEGLVHVSEMSKKKIKSPKEAFNEGDSIEAKVIHVSADERRLGLSLKAQEPERKRSGGAGEFRTTQSGSMTGSNLGDMIRQKMEENAENGSEPEAETEVGTEEE, translated from the coding sequence ATGAACAACACTCAAACCACGCCAGAGTCCATGAACGATTTCGACATGGAGATGGATTTTGAGTCTCAACTCGAGAACTATCTCAACTCCGATTTCGGTGATATCGAAGAGGGAGTGATCGTTTCGGGCGAGGTCGTGAAGATTGATGACAGCTACATTCTCGTGGATGTCAATTTCAAGTCCGAAGGTCAGATTCCGCTCGATGAGTTCATGGAAAACGGCCAGGTGACCGTCAAAGTTGGCGACACAGTCGACGTATATGTTGTCCGTAAAAATGAGCGTGAAGGCTCCATTGTCCTGTCCAGGGAAAAAGCCAAGCGCATGCAGGTCCTGGACGAACTGGAAAAGTTGCTCGACTCCGGCGATGTCGTGGTCGGCCGCATCGTGCGCCGCATCAAGGGCGGCTATGTTGTAGAAATCAAGGGGATCGAGGCCTTCCTGCCCGGCTCCCACGTCGATCTTCGTCCGGTTCCGGACATGGATGCCCTGGTCAACCAGGATTTCGAATTTCGCGTGCTGAAGATCAATCGCCGCCGCAGCAACGTTATTGTTTCCCGTCGTGTGCTTCTTGAAGAAGATCGCGACCGCAAGCGCGGCGAATTGCTGACCACCCTCGAAGAGGGCCAGTCCGTTAGCGGCGTGGTCAAGAACATCACCGAATACGGTGTGTTCATCGACCTCGGCGGCCTCGACGGTCTGCTGCACATCACCGACATGTCCTGGAAGCGCATCAAGCATCCCAAGGAAATGGTCCAGCTGGGCGACGAGCTGACCTTGAAGGTTCTGTCCTTCGACAAGGACGAAAAGAAGGTTTCCCTGGGCCTCAAGCAGCTGGTTATGGATCCTTGGGCCAACATCTCCGAGAAGTACCCCGAGGGCCACAAGCTCACCGGCAAGGTCACCAACTTGGTCGACTACGGTGCGTTCGTGGAACTGGAAGCCGGCGTCGAAGGCCTGGTGCACATCTCCGAGATGTCCTGGACCCGCAAGCTGCGTCACCCCTCCCAGATGGTCCGTCCCGGCGACGAAGTGGATGTCATCATCCTTGGCGTCGACGTGGACCGCAAGCGCATCTCCCTTGGCATGAAGCAGGTCGCCCCCAATCCTTGGGATCTGGTGGCCGAGAAGTACCCAGAGGGCACCATCCTTGAAGCCAGCGTCAAGAACATCACCGAATTCGGTCTGTTCATCGGCATCGAGGACGGCATCGACGGTCTGATCCACGTGTCCGACCTGTCCTGGACCAAGAAGATCCGTCACCCCAACGAGCTCTACAAGGTGGGCGACGTTGTCCGCGCCAAGGTTCTGACCGTGGACAAGGAGAACGAGAAGTTCACCCTGGGCATCAAGCAGCTGGCCGACGATCCGTGGCTGGACGTGCCCAACCGCTACCCCGTGGGCACCATGCTGACCGGCACCATCACCAACATCACGGATTTCGGTCTGTTTGTTGAGGTCGAGGAAGGCATCGAAGGTCTGGTTCACGTCAGCGAGATGAGCAAGAAGAAGATCAAGAGCCCCAAGGAAGCCTTCAACGAAGGTGACTCCATCGAGGCCAAGGTCATCCATGTCAGCGCCGATGAGCGCCGCCTGGGTCTTTCGCTCAAGGCGCAGGAGCCCGAGCGTAAGCGCAGTGGTGGCGCCGGTGAATTCCGCACCACCCAGAGCGGTTCCATGACCGGCAGCAACCTCGGCGACATGATCCGTCAGAAGATGGAAGAGAATGCCGAAAACGGCTCCGAGCCCGAAGCCGAGACCGAAGTCGGGACCGAAGAAGAATAG
- the rimO gene encoding 30S ribosomal protein S12 methylthiotransferase RimO gives MKQVRIHTISLGCPKNRVDTEWMLGGFGSSFVNIAEPDGADVVLINTCGFIEPAVSESLQVILDMARHLADLDPRPSLVVTGCLVSRYGQDLRGELPEVDLFLEIGRQGELGQRLQELAALRENVRPGLESALGGFSAARLLTTPPSFAYLKIAEGCDNRCRFCTIPSIRGPLVSRDEARILDDARRCLDQGRKELVLIAQDVTAYGRDRGQKALRGLLEKLAPLNGLEWMRLMYLYPAGLDGDLLRFLSELGKPFIPYFDIPLQHAHPDILASMGRPFQRDPRAVVEQVREFFPEAALRTTFIVGYPGETEERFRALESFVREARFMHLGVFPYYAEDGSEAALLPDQLPEEVKEERRDLIMQMQAEISEDLLAGFEGQELDVLVDRAHEEWPGLYEGRVWFQAPEVDGITYVSGDMVGPGKMVRAVIEEVKTYDLVALA, from the coding sequence ATGAAACAAGTGCGTATACATACTATAAGTCTGGGCTGTCCGAAGAATCGGGTGGACACGGAATGGATGCTGGGCGGGTTCGGCTCGTCGTTTGTCAACATCGCCGAACCCGATGGCGCGGACGTGGTGCTGATCAACACCTGCGGCTTCATCGAGCCCGCGGTCAGCGAATCCCTTCAGGTCATTCTCGACATGGCGCGGCATCTGGCCGACCTTGATCCCCGGCCCAGCCTCGTGGTCACGGGTTGCCTAGTGTCCCGTTACGGTCAGGACCTGCGCGGAGAATTGCCGGAAGTTGACCTTTTCTTGGAAATTGGCCGTCAGGGAGAGCTTGGTCAGCGGTTGCAGGAGCTTGCCGCGCTGCGGGAAAACGTGCGTCCGGGGCTTGAGTCAGCTCTTGGTGGGTTTTCGGCGGCGCGTCTTTTGACCACGCCGCCGAGCTTTGCCTACCTGAAGATCGCCGAAGGGTGCGACAATCGGTGCCGCTTCTGCACCATCCCCTCCATCCGCGGTCCGCTGGTCAGCCGGGACGAGGCGCGGATTCTCGACGATGCGCGGCGCTGCCTGGATCAGGGCCGCAAGGAACTGGTGCTCATTGCCCAGGATGTGACCGCCTACGGCCGGGATCGGGGGCAAAAGGCATTGCGTGGCCTGCTTGAAAAGCTTGCGCCTCTGAACGGGCTTGAATGGATGCGCCTCATGTATCTGTACCCGGCCGGGCTTGACGGCGACCTGCTGCGTTTTCTGTCCGAGCTTGGCAAGCCCTTCATTCCTTATTTCGACATCCCGCTGCAGCACGCCCACCCGGACATCCTGGCCTCCATGGGACGTCCTTTCCAGCGCGATCCCAGGGCCGTCGTGGAGCAGGTCCGTGAATTTTTCCCCGAGGCGGCGCTGCGCACGACCTTCATCGTCGGCTATCCCGGAGAGACCGAGGAGCGTTTTCGGGCGCTTGAATCTTTTGTGCGCGAGGCGAGGTTCATGCATCTGGGGGTCTTCCCCTACTACGCTGAGGACGGGTCCGAGGCTGCGCTCCTGCCGGATCAGTTGCCTGAGGAGGTCAAGGAGGAGCGCCGGGATCTCATCATGCAGATGCAGGCCGAAATCAGCGAGGATCTGCTTGCCGGATTCGAGGGGCAGGAGCTTGACGTGCTGGTGGACCGGGCTCATGAGGAGTGGCCCGGGCTTTACGAGGGCCGGGTCTGGTTTCAGGCCCCGGAGGTGGACGGGATCACCTATGTCAGCGGCGATATGGTCGGGCCCGGCAAGATGGTCCGGGCCGTGATCGAGGAGGTCAAGACATACGATCTGGTGGCCCTGGCGTAG
- a CDS encoding elongator complex protein 3, with product MTKISRHHFSHPEPSQKRLRLLPVFLPFAGCPSRCVFCDQHAQTGLGGLRLEDALDALHERLSLESGPFGLGFFGGTFTGLDLAWQERFLELAARFAGPGGLVHLRVSTRPDRVDLQSLGRLREHGVSMIELGVQTFSSPVLEASGRGYDGAVAERACAMVREAGLELGIQLLPGLPGHDAALWREDVRRTLALGPDVVRIYPCVVVRGTGLADMYLRGEYAPWSLETAVNESGRALLDFWKAGVRVIRLGLAGEPGLLERLLAGPWHPAFGNMARSLALRLFLEERLAGRTGRVTKIFLPLRLGGELWGHGRVNAEALARLGIVRENVNFWSEPDIALELEEQ from the coding sequence ATGACAAAAATTTCGAGGCATCATTTTTCCCATCCTGAACCGTCGCAAAAGAGACTCAGGCTTCTTCCGGTTTTTTTGCCCTTCGCCGGCTGTCCCAGCCGTTGCGTTTTCTGCGATCAGCATGCCCAGACAGGGCTCGGGGGCCTTCGGCTTGAAGACGCCCTGGATGCCCTGCACGAACGTCTGTCCCTGGAGAGCGGGCCATTTGGGCTAGGCTTTTTTGGGGGGACGTTCACGGGCCTTGATCTTGCCTGGCAGGAACGTTTTCTGGAGCTTGCGGCGCGCTTCGCGGGGCCGGGCGGGCTGGTCCATTTGCGCGTCTCCACGCGCCCCGATCGCGTGGACCTTCAATCCCTCGGGCGGTTGCGCGAGCACGGCGTGTCCATGATCGAGCTTGGCGTGCAGACCTTCTCCTCTCCCGTGCTGGAAGCGAGCGGGCGGGGTTATGACGGGGCCGTGGCCGAAAGGGCCTGTGCCATGGTCCGGGAGGCCGGCCTTGAGCTTGGCATCCAGCTTCTGCCGGGGCTGCCCGGACATGATGCGGCCTTGTGGCGGGAGGACGTGCGCAGGACCCTGGCCCTGGGCCCGGACGTGGTGCGCATCTATCCGTGCGTGGTGGTGCGGGGCACTGGCCTTGCGGACATGTACCTTCGCGGCGAATACGCGCCCTGGTCGCTTGAGACCGCCGTTAACGAGAGTGGCCGGGCCCTGCTTGATTTCTGGAAGGCGGGAGTGCGGGTCATCCGTCTGGGCCTCGCCGGAGAACCGGGGCTGCTCGAACGCCTGCTGGCAGGCCCCTGGCATCCGGCCTTCGGCAACATGGCGCGCTCCCTGGCCTTGAGGCTTTTTCTGGAGGAGAGGCTCGCCGGTCGGACCGGACGGGTGACAAAAATTTTTCTGCCCTTACGTTTAGGCGGCGAACTTTGGGGGCATGGCCGGGTCAATGCCGAGGCGTTGGCCCGGCTTGGCATCGTGAGGGAAAACGTGAATTTCTGGTCCGAGCCGGACATTGCCCTGGAATTGGAGGAACAATGA
- a CDS encoding integration host factor subunit alpha encodes MSNNTLTKAEIVDNIYEKSERNRAEVKAQVETMLDIMKEAVKKDHSLLISGFGKFEAYEKDARKGRNPQTSESIILSERKVVVFRISRKLRAELNPQ; translated from the coding sequence ATGAGCAACAATACGCTGACGAAAGCAGAAATTGTCGACAACATTTACGAAAAGTCGGAGCGCAATCGTGCCGAGGTCAAGGCGCAGGTTGAAACCATGCTCGACATCATGAAGGAAGCGGTCAAGAAAGACCACTCCCTTCTCATCAGCGGGTTCGGCAAGTTCGAAGCCTACGAAAAAGACGCGCGCAAGGGCCGCAACCCCCAGACCAGCGAATCCATAATCCTGTCCGAGCGCAAGGTTGTGGTCTTCCGAATTTCGCGCAAGCTACGAGCCGAGCTCAATCCGCAATAA
- a CDS encoding septal ring lytic transglycosylase RlpA family protein gives MIPDMFRGRGGCGWLAALLAIALLCAGLSGCGSKYVPGISIPPAPSKKAPPAPAGKGGTYKPYTVLGQTYYPLGSAEGYSETGIASWYGSDFHGKKTANGERYDMYQMTAAHRILPMHTRLVVRNLDNGRTTEVRVNDRGPFVGNRIIDLSYAAASVLGVVGPGTARVSLQTIAGQRIQYVGPFYVQYGAFVVEENARRLRSRLVSRGFAGTRIAKGELHGTTFWRVQVGAFSSLGEAESMRLRLTKESPGCFIIAD, from the coding sequence ATGATCCCGGACATGTTCCGGGGACGTGGTGGTTGCGGATGGCTGGCCGCGTTGCTGGCCATCGCGCTTTTGTGCGCAGGCCTGAGCGGATGCGGTTCGAAGTATGTTCCCGGAATCAGCATTCCCCCGGCCCCATCGAAGAAGGCCCCTCCCGCGCCTGCCGGCAAGGGAGGAACATACAAGCCCTACACCGTGCTCGGACAGACCTATTATCCGCTGGGTTCCGCCGAAGGATACTCCGAAACGGGGATCGCCTCCTGGTATGGCTCGGATTTTCACGGTAAGAAGACGGCTAACGGCGAGCGCTACGACATGTATCAGATGACGGCCGCGCATCGCATTCTGCCCATGCACACGCGCCTGGTGGTCAGGAACCTGGACAACGGGCGCACGACCGAGGTGCGGGTTAACGACCGCGGCCCGTTCGTAGGCAATCGCATCATCGATCTGTCATATGCGGCGGCGAGCGTTCTGGGAGTTGTCGGCCCGGGGACGGCGCGGGTCAGTTTGCAAACCATTGCCGGGCAGCGCATTCAGTATGTGGGACCGTTCTATGTGCAATATGGGGCGTTCGTGGTCGAGGAAAATGCGCGCAGACTCAGATCGCGTCTTGTTTCCCGGGGTTTTGCGGGCACCAGGATCGCCAAAGGCGAGTTGCACGGCACTACGTTCTGGCGGGTGCAGGTCGGGGCTTTCTCCAGCCTTGGCGAAGCGGAGTCGATGCGGCTGCGCTTGACCAAAGAAAGCCCGGGGTGCTTTATTATTGCGGATTGA
- a CDS encoding aldehyde ferredoxin oxidoreductase C-terminal domain-containing protein: MKILRINTRTKSFKFEELGELAGLGGRALTSRVVNKEVPANCHPLSAENKLIFAAGVLAPTNAANSGRISVGAKSPLTGGIKESNSGGQFAHTLPKLDLLAVILEDKPEAGSPMQEIFISADKVVFKDSTVTGMRNYAAQEKLLAAYGDKAVTALVGPAGEQCLCASTIQFSDPEGLPSRSAGRGGLGAVMGSKGVKAIILDGDANAKTVYGNEELFKEARKEWVDVLRNHPVTSQGLPGFGTAVLVNVINEAGALPTKNFRMGKFDGAEKISGETLAANIEKRGGKVKHGCHTGCVIQCSQVYHGADGKYLTTGFEYETIWGFGANLLIDNLDDIAAMDRTCDEVGVDTIEMANTMAMAMEGGTLAWGDSKGVLAELNKVGTSDPLGRIYGNGTSYTAKAFGVDRIPVVKNQALPAYDPRAVKGVGVTYATTPMGADHTAGYGVCQNVLKVGGDVDGHKKEGNIEISKNLQIATAAVDSLGLCLFVAFAILDDARGVPCMAKLISGLTGKEMSVDEMIGIGVNCLKDELDFNKRAGFTDEDDQLPRFFREELLAPHNVGWGYSTEELQAAKV, encoded by the coding sequence ATGAAAATCCTACGAATCAATACCAGAACCAAAAGCTTCAAGTTTGAAGAACTCGGCGAGTTAGCCGGTCTTGGAGGTCGTGCCCTGACCTCAAGAGTGGTCAATAAGGAAGTCCCGGCAAACTGTCACCCGCTTTCCGCCGAAAACAAGCTGATTTTCGCGGCAGGCGTGCTTGCCCCGACCAATGCCGCCAACTCCGGCCGCATCTCCGTCGGCGCAAAGTCGCCCCTGACCGGCGGCATCAAGGAGAGCAATTCCGGCGGACAGTTCGCGCACACCCTGCCCAAGCTGGACCTCTTGGCCGTCATCCTCGAAGACAAGCCCGAGGCTGGTTCCCCCATGCAGGAGATCTTCATCTCTGCGGACAAGGTCGTTTTCAAGGATTCCACCGTGACCGGCATGCGCAACTACGCCGCCCAGGAAAAACTCCTGGCCGCATACGGCGACAAGGCCGTGACCGCCCTGGTTGGACCTGCCGGCGAGCAGTGCCTGTGCGCTTCCACCATTCAGTTCTCCGATCCCGAAGGTCTGCCTTCCCGTTCTGCCGGTCGCGGTGGTCTGGGCGCGGTCATGGGTTCCAAGGGCGTCAAGGCCATCATCCTTGACGGCGACGCCAACGCCAAAACCGTCTACGGCAACGAGGAACTGTTCAAGGAAGCCCGCAAGGAATGGGTCGACGTGCTGCGCAATCATCCCGTCACCAGCCAGGGCCTGCCCGGATTCGGCACCGCCGTTCTGGTCAACGTCATCAATGAGGCCGGTGCCCTGCCGACCAAGAACTTCCGCATGGGCAAGTTCGACGGCGCAGAGAAGATCTCCGGCGAGACCCTGGCCGCCAACATCGAGAAGCGCGGCGGTAAGGTCAAGCACGGCTGCCACACCGGCTGCGTGATCCAGTGCTCGCAGGTTTACCACGGCGCGGACGGCAAGTACCTGACCACCGGCTTCGAGTACGAGACCATCTGGGGCTTCGGCGCCAACCTGCTGATCGACAACCTTGACGACATCGCCGCCATGGACCGCACCTGCGACGAAGTGGGCGTGGACACCATCGAGATGGCCAACACCATGGCCATGGCCATGGAAGGCGGCACGCTCGCCTGGGGCGACAGCAAGGGCGTTCTGGCCGAACTGAACAAGGTCGGCACGAGTGATCCGCTGGGCCGCATCTACGGCAACGGCACTTCCTACACGGCCAAGGCTTTCGGCGTAGACCGCATCCCCGTGGTCAAGAACCAGGCCCTGCCCGCCTATGACCCGCGCGCGGTCAAGGGCGTCGGCGTGACCTACGCCACGACCCCCATGGGCGCTGACCACACCGCCGGCTACGGCGTATGCCAGAACGTGCTGAAAGTCGGCGGCGACGTCGACGGTCACAAGAAGGAAGGCAACATCGAGATCTCCAAGAACCTTCAGATCGCCACTGCGGCCGTCGACTCGCTGGGCCTGTGCCTGTTCGTGGCCTTTGCGATTCTTGACGACGCACGCGGCGTGCCCTGCATGGCCAAGCTGATCTCCGGCCTGACCGGCAAGGAGATGAGCGTCGACGAGATGATCGGTATCGGCGTGAACTGCCTCAAGGACGAACTGGACTTCAACAAGCGCGCCGGCTTCACCGACGAAGACGACCAGCTGCCCCGCTTCTTCCGCGAAGAACTCCTCGCTCCGCACAATGTGGGCTGGGGTTACTCCACCGAGGAACTGCAGGCTGCCAAGGTCTAG